Within the Apus apus isolate bApuApu2 chromosome 8, bApuApu2.pri.cur, whole genome shotgun sequence genome, the region GTCATCCCAAAGACAAGATGATGGCTGTGTAGAAAGTTAATCTCTGTGTTTGCTATGCAGGTGCTGTCCTCAGTTCTGGCAGCCTTTGTTGGGATCCTTGGTTCTGGCTACTGCATAATCATCTCTGCACTGGCCTTGTCTCATGGACCATATTGCTACACTCAGCTGGAAAGAAACTGGATATATCCTTTCACTGAATCCTCTGGAGGGTAAGTGGTCTGTTTGTGAGGATATTGTACCTTCCCCCATGTAGACCTGGGTTTTATTCCAGTACCTTTCAGCAATATCCAGTAACTATTATATCAAGATCCATTCATAAGTTTACACTTCTCATGCACTAAGAACTAAAGAGATGGTGGCAGTTCCCCGCACTGCCACagcttaaaacaaaaccaatataAATCCTCCATCCTACAAAAAGGATTCTGAAATATATATAGGTAACAATACATGTATACCACATACTGTTTATGTCTTTGAACTATGGATAGTGGTAGTTATGAAATTTGTCTTACCATTTGTGTAAGAATCTGGTTTGTGAGGCTTGCTTCTGAAGTTGCTTTGTGTCAGTGTAAACTGGCATAATGCCTTCCTTAGTGACAATGGCATAGAGTCATGGTGATGGAAACTAGGGAAGGTTCATAAGAGTCTTTGTTCACTGCAGGGTGGGGAGGGCCAGAAGCTCTTAATTATCCCTAATTAGATCTCTCCAGCAAACCCAGCCTATGTGGCTGGTTTGTATGCTATTCCCCATTCATCCTCAGAAATCCTGTAGGTTGGAAGAGGATTTGGTTTGGGTCCTGGCATGCTTTTACTGTGTCTGGGGCTGCTATCTTTAGAATAAAGGCCCAGTCCTGAAAAGGTCTGGGGTTGTTCTGAGAAATAGCTTTGCTCTTTCAGCTTTCTTGAACTTTTTTCTCACTTCAATTAGTAATAGAAGATTCTTCCTATATAGCttggactttttaaaaaataaattaagacttaacaaaaatatattgttgATAGTTCAACATGTTCTTAAACAGAGCAAACTTTGCATGGAATAAACCACGGCATTTTGTTTTCCCACTTGGAGTGATCATCCTCAATGCAGTTACAGACTAAACCTAATTTGGTTGTTAGCACATGGTAAGCATCCCACTCTGTCACAATGTTAATATGCTTTTAATTGGTATGTACAGGTACTTGTTTGAGTATAACAAGTGGTCTGCGTGTCAAGAACCTCACAACATTGTGCAGTGGAATGTCACCctcttctccatcctccttgtcTTGGGAGGAATAGAGTTCATTCTGTGCTTCATACAGATAATCAAGGGCATTCTTGGTGGACTGTGTGGGTTGTGCTGCAGTCACGAGGAGGTAAGCTATCTGTAGTTATAACCATGCTTCTCAGATGGACATGGAACACTGTTGTTACTGGTGCTGCTCTGTAGTCTTactcagcagctgttttttAGGCATTCTTAAGCAACAATTCAGTGTACAGCTTTTCTTATGGCCctgttgtgtttggggttttcaTGTAGCATTTGACCACATTTTCTCAGCTGGTTGATCAGCTGTCACAGTGAAGTTAGTCTGCATAGGAGCCAGAAGGCTCCTTTTCCCCTCGTGGCACGTGTGGTGATCAGCACTATTATGAGTGATAGGACTGAAATACAAATCTCTGGTGGTACTGGTGGTCTTTGCCATGGCCTAAACTTTTTTGCAGTGTGTTGCAGTTCTGTGTAAGCTGCTTTTTCTAACTATTGCCACGTATTTTGCTCACAACAGCTGATAGACCACTGAGATTATGCCATATGGAATGAAAACTGCAGCATCCTGGCCTTGTTTAGGAAATGTAGGGTAAGAGAAGGAATTAAGTTGCACATAGCTAGCAAAACCTGCAGGCAGATCTGAAGGGTTTTTTGAAGGTAGGGTTTTTTGCATGAGGAAGGGGAATTCCCTCCAAGTTTCTGAATTTCCTCCGAATTTCTCTAGTCTTACTAAACAGTATGGACATGTTGTTTAATCAGTATCATAGTAGTAATATTGGAATTGCAGTGGCTTAATATAAACCAGATGTAATTTATATCATACACATATTATGGCTAAGAAATGCTTCACACTTTTAATTGACGTGGTGGAACATTTAGGCTCATCCAAACCCAATACTGTCCTCTCACTCCTGTCTTCCATGCTGTAACTGCAGGATAAAAGAGCCATGCTGTGGTTGTCTAAATGTGGTCAGGTTAATATTAGCTTTTATAGTTGGATACAATATTATCATTCTTCCCTGtaatgtgtttctttctttttgttccccCCACAGACGTACGTTTGCTAGAAACCTGACAATGGATTGACGTCAGTGCATGTGTAGGGTATTGagtattttgtgggtttttttacattccATGTATACTAAAATGCACATTGCTTGTTGTCAAACTGTGCTGTTACTGTCAATGTAACTCACTTGGGGCCAGCCTTTGTTGTTGGAGTCACATAAGGGTTTTCCACTCACCTACCAATATATCTGAAGGCAAAATGTATCCTGAATTTCTTTGGTTCATTTCATCTTAGTAGAGGCAACTGCCTCAACACTTGTGACGAAAGATGCTTCCCGCCCACCTTTCTACTGACATTCACCTCCCCTTTCTACTGACATAACGGGTCTGTACTTTATGCTGCTTTCCCAATAAAGTTGCATTTTCATTCTGATATTGGAATGAACACAGACCAAATCTAGTCTGGCCTAGAATACTCAGAtggagcaaaagcaaagcagcagtaaaATGTGGATGATCAAGGGCAGATACATGCACTTCACCTCTTCAGGATTTTTCTGAACTTCACCTGTATTCCACAAATAAAGATTTGTATTAAGAATGCCCAGCAGGTGACAGTGATTCCTTTCCTGCCCATGCTGAAACACTGCTTTCCTGGTCTTAAAGGACAGTGGTGGCATGAGGTGAATCTGAATGATGTGCTGCCAGCAACACTGCTGGCAAGGTCAGTATGGTGCTGGCAATGGtgtttttcaagtgaaaaacaaaacagaacatacCATCCATTTCAAAGAAATGAGGCTGGTTACCATTATTGCTCAGTTTCGGGGTGTAGCAGTTAATGTTGCCTTTGAAAACAGGTGAGTTAGTTTCCGTTtatgggagaaaaataatttcccataGGTGTCAGTGTGTGCTTGGGACTACTTGTCACCAGGAGGGGAGGGCAGTCTTTAGAGGTAGCCAGAAATTTGAGGTGTACCTTGGACTGTCCTCGCAGCCAAGACTGTGCAGTAAATATGCATATCTGAAGAAATGCATtaactgtgaaaacaaaattgcaCACACAggttcacagcagcagcagaacctgGATGGGAAGAGTTTGTGTTTACAGTCTCAGCATGTCTGCTGCTTGCAGTTCTGTTGATTCATACATAAATATAGAAGTATATGGAAATAGGGCAATATcatttctgcttgctttgtttATCCCTCTGTCACCCTATTATGGGAGGGAGGAGAACATGCCCCAGAttccttgctgctgtgcagcatggTGTTTCTGTATGTGAAAAAGCACAGTCTGAAAAACCTTCTGCAAGTTTACATTGTGTGGGCTGTAAGGAGGAGGACAAGGGTCTCAGTGGAATAGAGTAGAGTTTTCATGCAACTTACAGATTTTAGCCTTTATGCTTGCATCATTGTTACTTGCCTTTCAGGTATACACAGCTAATTAAAGAACTGAATCAATTTTAGGAATTCCAATGGACAGAATAATTAGACTAGAGTTTAGAATTAAAAGTTTAGCTCCGATCCATGTAGCGCTAATGCACAGCATTACTATTAGTGTTTATGTTGTCATTTAAAAACAGGCAGTTGAATTACTTTGTTTCCTGATGTATAAGACAGTGGTTTGGGAGTTCTATCAGTTACATGGTAGAGAAGCAGTTGTTTTGGGTTAAATTAATTTCGGTCAGCAGAGAAGTCACTCACCCAAAGTAAACACGGCTTTGCGGTAATGGGCTCGGCACCAGCTCGTGTGCACTGACAGCACCAGGAAAGCAGTTCTTGCAACACTTGGCAAGATATTTGAGAAACTGGTTGCCAGGTTTGCTTAATACTTCGCATAAAATGTTTGCTTCCTATTCTGGCAGTACAgcatgacagcaaaaaaaaccccacaccttgACTTGGTATTTGCAGAACTCAGCTTGAATACAGAGTAAATCAAGATGTGGGCTGCTGTACTGCAGAATGATCTCTGTTCCAGGTGtcattttccatgtttcttctAATCAGAACAGATTACTatgggaagaagcagcaaattTGATTATAAACTAAGCTGCTCACTAGTGATTTTGGCctttgcttttagaaaaaagGATTTCATCCTATTACATGATGTCTGagtttcttaataaaaaatcaGCCCTGGGGATGTGATGTGCCTGCCTTTAATTCAGCTGTTTCCTCTGGTCTTTAAGGCACAGTTTGGATGGTATGAGTTCTGTCCAGGCCCCTGAGCCTGCAAgggacatttttttcccttggaggGAGGCCTGAAAAAGTATCTGTACTGATTAGGGAATACAACAGGAAACAGTAAAGTCTGAGGACTTAAAAATGAAACCTCctagaaaaagaagggaagagggaaacaGAGGAGAGTCAAAGCAGAGAATGGACAGAAAAATGGTGTAATGGCATGAGTGCCACTGTGACCAGTTCCTTAGGTGATCTCATTTGAAGCAACAGGAAGGAATTAAATACAACGTCCAACCAAACATTGGACCAAACAGCTTTATGAGAACATGAGAGGAGCCTGATGTGCATAGAGCTTAAAACAGCTCAtgaggaaacagaaggaaaatatgcCATGACATCATTGTTTCTAAAATCAGCCTTCTTTTGATAGAgaccaaattaattttgttctctgACTAGGACTTTCCTATTGAATACACCCTAAACTCATTTTTTAGTTACTTTTCTGATGACTCACAGGGGCTTGGAAAGAAGGCTTGGGTCATACTGTGAgcacacaggcagctctggctctgTGGTACTGGGATGGATGTTTAGCTGCTTAGGGAATGATGACACATGAAAATGGGGAAACTGTCTGGCTTTGGCTTTGCACAGTGCAAAACGGCAGGCGTTTGAAAAAACAGCCAGACCTTTTGTCCTGTACAAGAAGTCACGTGTACTTAGGTCAGGTCTGTGGCTGTGCATACTCAGCTGTAAGCATAGGATAAAACAACTGGAGAAACAGTAGGATTTAATACATGAAACAGTTCAGCTGCATACTGCCATGGAAAAGAATAGTTAATTAAAGTGTGATAAGAAGTCTGCCTGGCAGTTTCTGACCAGTGTTCTTTGGGTTTCTGTTCTCTCTGCAGGgtggctgggagcagcaaaTGTTGCTTCACCCTTAGGGCCCTGCCTGCCAAGCTCTGGTCTCTGCAGGGAGGTGAAGTGTGGCCTTCTGCACAGAGTCTGGGTGTGGGTATCTTTTGACAGCCCCTTTCCCTgtttaaggaagaaaagatactgagctgcaggaaggctgAGCAACCTGCCCGGTGTCCCAGGCTGTCTGCATCGTAATCCGTGTGCTCAGTAGGAGCGCGTTGCTACGTGGTCACTAGGAAATGAGACTTGGGAAGTTCCTTCCTGAGTATGACTTCTAGACATACTTCATTTGGAAGATCACAAAGGAGGATCTTTTAGAAGGGAAACTGCTACTTAAAGACATGCGCTTAGGAAGGACAATGAGTTTAGACAGCGATATTCATCTGTTGTGCTAACTGTTCTGCTCTGATTTCTGGAATCACACCCCAGTCACCAGTTCCTGTCAGCAGTAAATGACTGGATCAAACTGAGGAGGTCCAAAGGCTTTTCATATTAAAACCTTGTAATCTTGTGTTAGCTCAGAAGAGCAAAGCTTCTATAGTTCTTGAGAGATGGCTTTACAGACATGTGGAAGCTGTTTGAGTTGTCTGCTGATACCTCTTGCCCTTTGGAGTATTGTTGTTAACATCCTGTTGTTCTTCCCTAATGGGAAAGCTTCACATGCTGCCAGTTACCAGCTTCCCAACTACGTGTGGTATTTTGAAGGGATCTGTTTCTCAGGTGTCATGGTAAGTGTTGTTTCTATGGATTTGAAATGAATGACATTCTACTGCAAGTAATATTGGATTCCTGTGCAGCAATGTAATTGTGCTAATTGtgattttaaagataaaagaaaattgattACTTTTGCAAAAGGAGTGCAGGCAAAGCTTGCTCTGACTGAAACAAATGTGAATATGCTGAATTACACGCTCTGTGTACTGTTTAGTATCATGCAAGTGATTTGTCAgggtgtttgggttttctgctggcttttaaagtttaatttacGCTTGCATTATGGAGACAGGCACTATCTTGATTTAATCCTCTATGAAGATTGAATTAGAGCTtttttagcaaaacaaaataataataataaaaaaactaaaaaaaggtTCTCCTAAGTGTTCAGATGTTTTTAAGAGCTGTGTTCAGTCCATTATTTAAAGGATTGCATTGAGTGTTACTGTTGTTAGGCTAAATGCAGGAGATTGTCCACTGTGATTGGCATGGCAGGATTTTCTCCATTACATCTGAAATATGCACATTTGCTGTACTACACTAACAGGAGTTGTCCACTGCTCATCCTGCTTGCTGTGTTCATAAAGAACTGCAGCCTCAAGGGCAGAAAGCACAcaatcagtattttaaaaggtttcatCTGCATAAgtaaggttttttttatgaaCGTACTGAACTGGGAGGGTTATTAAAACATGAGACATTCTTTTGAAATT harbors:
- the LOC127387730 gene encoding transmembrane 4 L6 family member 1-like; this translates as MCFGRSARCVGYQLLFLALLSIVANILLYFPNGETRYASQHRLGRYVECLHGILGAGFLVLIPAVVFIRLHHGGCCGCFGHEDCGKSCVVLSSVLAAFVGILGSGYCIIISALALSHGPYCYTQLERNWIYPFTESSGGYLFEYNKWSACQEPHNIVQWNVTLFSILLVLGGIEFILCFIQIIKGILGGLCGLCCSHEETYVC